A single genomic interval of Arthrobacter sp. NicSoilB8 harbors:
- a CDS encoding TetR/AcrR family transcriptional regulator encodes MERDESGKQPAGQTRSGQRSARLPRDERRAQLLAAAQEVFVANGYHGAAMDEIAETAHVSKPVLYQHFPSKRDLYLALLDSHLSKLIDLLLGALNSTTDNDERVQAVMRAYFRFIAHDDQAHRLVFESDLINDPDVSARLETFNKTFADAVARVIAEDTKLPELEAQLLGRGLAGMAHVSARYWLETDGNLDLDVASDLIYRLAWRGISRFPKET; translated from the coding sequence GTGGAGCGGGACGAGTCCGGCAAGCAGCCGGCCGGGCAGACGCGGAGCGGACAGCGCTCGGCACGCCTTCCCCGTGACGAACGCCGGGCGCAGCTGCTGGCGGCCGCGCAGGAAGTCTTCGTGGCGAACGGTTACCACGGTGCGGCCATGGATGAGATCGCCGAGACCGCGCATGTCAGCAAGCCGGTGCTGTACCAGCACTTTCCGTCCAAGCGCGACTTGTACCTGGCCCTCCTGGACAGCCACCTCAGTAAGCTGATCGACCTCCTGCTGGGGGCTCTAAATTCCACTACTGACAACGACGAACGCGTCCAGGCGGTCATGCGTGCCTACTTCCGCTTCATCGCCCATGACGATCAGGCGCACCGGCTCGTCTTCGAATCGGACCTGATCAACGACCCCGACGTCAGCGCACGGCTGGAAACATTCAACAAGACCTTTGCCGACGCCGTCGCCCGCGTCATTGCCGAGGACACCAAGCTGCCGGAGCTGGAGGCCCAACTCCTGGGCCGCGGACTCGCCGGGATGGCCCACGTGAGCGCCCGGTACTGGCTGGAGACGGACGGAAACCTGGACCTCGATGTGGCCAGCGATCTCATCTACCGTTTAGCTTGGCGCGGAATCTCCCGCTTCCCCAAGGAGACCTAG
- a CDS encoding DUF3107 domain-containing protein: protein MEVKIGIQNIGREIVLESTQDAEAVAKVVGDAIAKGSELRLKDDKGRLVIVPANVLGYVEIGAEEARRVGFGAL, encoded by the coding sequence GTGGAAGTAAAGATTGGCATTCAGAATATCGGCCGCGAAATTGTCCTCGAATCGACCCAGGATGCCGAAGCGGTTGCCAAGGTGGTGGGCGACGCGATCGCCAAGGGCAGCGAACTGCGGCTCAAGGACGACAAGGGCCGCCTGGTGATCGTCCCCGCGAACGTACTGGGCTATGTTGAAATCGGGGCAGAAGAGGCCCGCCGCGTCGGCTTTGGCGCCCTCTAA
- a CDS encoding cytochrome c-type biogenesis protein CcmH, with amino-acid sequence MLSLIVVAMVTVAAGFVVWANDKRHTKYGVSVPAGVAVSVGMLSWIIFMAAGFGYQPGLTWIPWILPLLLGTAAAIAAVVYLGKTRTRHDTERLTAILKL; translated from the coding sequence ATGCTTTCCCTGATTGTGGTCGCCATGGTGACCGTTGCCGCGGGCTTCGTGGTGTGGGCCAATGACAAGCGACACACGAAGTACGGCGTCAGTGTCCCGGCGGGCGTCGCCGTCTCGGTCGGCATGCTGAGCTGGATCATCTTCATGGCGGCCGGGTTCGGCTACCAGCCGGGCCTGACCTGGATCCCGTGGATTCTGCCGCTGCTTCTGGGCACTGCAGCCGCCATCGCGGCAGTGGTGTACCTCGGCAAGACCCGGACCCGGCACGACACCGAGCGGCTGACCGCCATCCTGAAGCTCTAA
- a CDS encoding thiazole synthase: protein MPAVRMAADPFVVDGVTLGSRLIMGTGGAPSLDGLGAALLASGTELTTVAMRRYSPAETGSLFQLLVDHHIRVLPNTAGCFTAKDAVLTAELAREALETDWVKLEVIADEHTLLPDAVELVDATEQLVARGFKVFAYTNDDPVLALRLENLGATAVMPLGAPIGTGLGILNPHNIELIVSRASVPVVLDAGIGTASDAALAMELGCDAVLLATAVTRAQNPALMGEAFKHAVIAGRLAKAAGRIPRREHALASSAMEGRAEFL from the coding sequence ATGCCGGCCGTCAGGATGGCAGCCGATCCGTTCGTGGTCGACGGCGTGACGCTGGGCTCCCGCCTCATCATGGGCACCGGCGGCGCGCCGAGCCTGGACGGGCTGGGGGCGGCGCTTTTGGCCTCCGGGACGGAACTGACCACCGTCGCGATGCGCCGCTATTCGCCGGCGGAGACGGGCTCGCTGTTCCAGCTGCTCGTGGACCACCACATCCGGGTGCTGCCCAACACGGCCGGCTGCTTCACCGCCAAGGACGCCGTCCTCACCGCCGAACTGGCCCGGGAGGCCCTGGAAACCGACTGGGTCAAGCTCGAGGTCATTGCCGACGAGCACACCCTGCTGCCGGACGCGGTGGAGCTCGTGGACGCGACAGAGCAACTCGTGGCCCGCGGCTTCAAGGTCTTCGCCTACACCAACGACGATCCCGTCCTTGCCCTCCGGCTGGAAAACCTCGGTGCCACCGCCGTGATGCCGCTGGGCGCACCGATCGGCACCGGCCTGGGCATCCTGAACCCCCACAACATCGAGTTGATCGTCTCCCGGGCGTCCGTGCCCGTGGTGCTCGATGCCGGGATCGGCACGGCCTCGGACGCGGCCTTGGCCATGGAACTCGGCTGCGACGCCGTGCTGCTGGCGACGGCCGTGACCAGGGCCCAGAACCCCGCGCTCATGGGCGAGGCCTTCAAACACGCCGTCATCGCCGGCAGGCTGGCGAAAGCGGCCGGCAGGATACCGCGGCGCGAGCACGCACTGGCGTCATCGGCCATGGAGGGCCGGGCCGAGTTCCTCTAA
- the thiS gene encoding sulfur carrier protein ThiS, giving the protein MNIRLNGTEETVADGASVSTLVSQLTGRNIGPDGRAADGRKLGVAVARNAEVVPRSQWHATALADGDDVELVTAVQGG; this is encoded by the coding sequence ATGAACATCAGACTGAACGGAACGGAGGAGACCGTCGCCGACGGCGCCTCCGTCAGCACGCTCGTAAGCCAGCTCACCGGCCGGAACATCGGCCCCGACGGCCGGGCTGCCGACGGGCGGAAGCTCGGCGTCGCCGTCGCCCGCAACGCCGAGGTGGTGCCGCGCAGCCAGTGGCACGCCACCGCGCTCGCCGACGGCGACGACGTCGAACTTGTCACGGCAGTCCAGGGAGGATAA
- the thiO gene encoding glycine oxidase ThiO translates to MGTRASREAEAADDAASLDCDTGPGPGPGPGPGAGHGTAARHAAAGDVSPGDITAGDITVDVAVIGGGVIGHGIAFEASRAGRSVVLIDDAPGSGASWAAAGMLAPVSELHYQEEQLLELMLESSRLWPAFAAAIGAAGTEPGAGTGYLTTPTLAVGADAADRRALADLREVQQACGLTVEPLTVREARGREPLLSPGISCAFDIPADHQVDPRLLIARLADLLGADGRSGFVRRRAAGLLWDDGRVAGVRLAGGGSVRAAETVVANGLGAAGLDDLPAGLALPLRPVYGDILRLRVPEHLQPLLTATVRGMVRGVPVYIVPRQDGTVVIGATQREDGPSDPHAVSAGGVYQLLRDAQQLVPAVAELELLETTARARPGTPDNAPLLGRVPGTDGGDITGLIIATGFFRHGVLLTPAAAAVCRQLMDGTPDPRWAGFRPDRFSRIPDTSGDSPDKEAA, encoded by the coding sequence ATGGGCACAAGAGCCAGCCGCGAAGCCGAAGCCGCAGATGACGCCGCTTCCCTGGATTGTGACACCGGGCCCGGGCCCGGGCCCGGGCCCGGGCCCGGTGCCGGACACGGAACTGCCGCCCGGCACGCCGCCGCAGGGGATGTCAGCCCAGGGGACATCACAGCAGGGGACATCACCGTCGACGTTGCGGTGATCGGCGGCGGGGTAATCGGCCATGGCATCGCCTTCGAGGCCAGCCGTGCCGGCCGCTCGGTGGTGTTGATCGATGACGCGCCCGGCAGCGGAGCCAGCTGGGCCGCGGCCGGCATGCTGGCCCCCGTCAGCGAGCTGCACTACCAGGAAGAACAGCTCCTGGAACTGATGCTTGAGTCCTCCCGCCTGTGGCCCGCGTTCGCAGCGGCAATCGGTGCCGCCGGCACAGAACCAGGCGCCGGCACGGGATATTTGACGACGCCGACCCTCGCCGTCGGGGCAGACGCGGCGGACCGGCGCGCGCTCGCGGACCTGCGGGAAGTCCAGCAGGCCTGCGGGCTGACCGTCGAACCGCTGACCGTGCGGGAGGCACGCGGCCGGGAGCCGCTGCTGAGCCCCGGCATCTCGTGCGCCTTCGACATCCCGGCCGACCACCAGGTGGACCCCCGGCTCCTGATCGCCCGGCTCGCCGACCTACTCGGCGCAGACGGCCGCAGCGGCTTCGTGCGGCGCCGCGCGGCGGGGCTGCTCTGGGACGACGGCCGCGTTGCGGGTGTCAGGCTCGCGGGCGGCGGCTCCGTGCGCGCCGCGGAAACCGTGGTGGCCAACGGGCTCGGCGCCGCCGGCCTCGACGACCTGCCCGCCGGACTGGCGCTGCCCCTGCGGCCGGTCTACGGCGACATCCTCCGGCTCCGCGTGCCCGAGCACCTGCAGCCGCTTCTCACGGCCACCGTGCGGGGCATGGTGCGCGGGGTGCCGGTCTACATCGTCCCCCGGCAGGACGGCACCGTGGTGATCGGCGCCACCCAGCGCGAGGACGGCCCGTCGGACCCGCACGCTGTCTCTGCCGGCGGCGTCTACCAGCTGCTGCGTGACGCACAGCAGCTGGTGCCCGCGGTAGCAGAACTGGAGCTCCTGGAAACCACCGCCCGGGCACGCCCCGGCACGCCGGACAACGCCCCGCTGCTGGGACGGGTCCCGGGCACGGACGGCGGGGACATCACAGGGCTCATCATCGCCACGGGCTTCTTCCGGCACGGCGTCCTGCTGACCCCCGCTGCCGCCGCCGTGTGCCGGCAACTCATGGACGGGACGCCGGACCCGCGCTGGGCCGGGTTCCGCCCCGACCGTTTTTCCCGCATCCCGGACACGTCCGGGGACAGCCCCGACAAGGAAGCAGCATGA
- the thiE gene encoding thiamine phosphate synthase, with protein sequence MSQDSLHTTARLYLCTDARRDRGDFEDFVDAAFAGGVDIIQLRDKSLEAAEELELLAVVHAAAQRHGRLWAVNDRADIASLSGAPVFHIGQKDIPLDAARGFLGKDTVIGLSTHNAEQVDAAIASSPGRKGLDYFCVGPVWATPTKPGRAAVGIDLVRYAAQAAGPADADGTGQVDGQAGSLLPWFAIGGIDLGNVEEVVDAGARRIVVVRAITDADDPAHAAGALLAALDAADS encoded by the coding sequence ATGAGCCAGGACTCCCTCCACACCACTGCCCGCCTCTATTTGTGCACCGACGCCCGCCGTGACCGCGGCGACTTCGAAGACTTCGTGGACGCCGCATTTGCCGGCGGGGTGGACATCATCCAGCTGCGCGACAAGTCGCTGGAGGCGGCCGAGGAACTGGAACTCCTTGCGGTCGTGCACGCCGCGGCGCAGCGCCACGGACGGCTCTGGGCCGTCAATGACCGGGCGGACATCGCCTCCTTGTCCGGGGCGCCGGTGTTCCACATCGGGCAGAAGGACATTCCGCTCGACGCCGCCCGCGGCTTCCTCGGCAAGGACACCGTGATCGGCCTGTCCACCCACAACGCGGAGCAGGTTGACGCGGCCATCGCGTCCTCGCCCGGCCGCAAGGGACTCGACTACTTCTGTGTGGGGCCGGTGTGGGCCACTCCCACCAAGCCGGGCCGCGCCGCCGTCGGCATCGACCTGGTGCGCTACGCCGCCCAGGCGGCCGGCCCGGCGGATGCGGACGGGACCGGCCAGGTCGACGGCCAGGCCGGAAGCCTGTTGCCTTGGTTCGCGATCGGCGGGATCGACCTCGGCAATGTGGAGGAGGTCGTCGACGCCGGTGCCCGGCGGATCGTCGTGGTCCGGGCCATCACCGACGCCGATGATCCGGCGCACGCCGCTGGCGCGCTGCTCGCGGCGCTGGATGCCGCTGATTCCTGA
- a CDS encoding ferritin-like fold-containing protein encodes MSAIPGDPARYNSFLADLLGVMAYGELSAFERLSSDARYSPTLHDRAVLGRIAVVEFQHYELVRARLEEMGLDTEAAMLPFQPSVDHFHERTRPADWYESLMKAYVIDTVSADFYRAVARYVDAGTRELIGRIQSTEASTAVLQERLKAALADDPRLASRLALWARRLLGEALTQAQRVSLEHAFLGGLSGLDDAGARELVRALTAELAANHSRRMAGLGLAG; translated from the coding sequence ATGAGCGCAATCCCGGGCGATCCTGCCCGCTACAACAGCTTCCTGGCGGATCTGCTGGGAGTCATGGCGTACGGCGAGCTTTCGGCCTTCGAACGGCTCTCCTCGGATGCCCGGTATTCGCCCACGCTGCATGACCGTGCGGTGCTCGGCAGGATTGCCGTGGTCGAGTTCCAGCACTACGAACTAGTCCGGGCCCGGCTCGAGGAGATGGGCCTGGATACCGAGGCGGCCATGCTGCCGTTCCAGCCCTCCGTGGATCACTTCCACGAACGCACCCGCCCCGCGGACTGGTACGAATCGCTCATGAAGGCCTACGTGATCGACACGGTTTCGGCCGACTTCTACCGTGCCGTCGCCCGGTATGTCGACGCCGGCACCCGGGAGCTGATCGGGCGGATCCAGTCCACCGAAGCGTCCACGGCCGTGCTGCAGGAGCGCCTCAAGGCGGCCCTGGCCGATGACCCCCGGCTGGCGTCGCGCCTGGCGCTGTGGGCCAGGCGCCTGCTCGGCGAGGCACTGACCCAGGCCCAGCGGGTGAGCCTGGAACACGCGTTCCTGGGCGGCCTCTCAGGCCTGGATGACGCCGGTGCCAGGGAACTGGTCAGGGCCCTGACGGCAGAACTCGCGGCGAACCACTCGCGCCGGATGGCCGGGCTGGGGCTCGCCGGGTAG
- a CDS encoding RNB domain-containing ribonuclease: MSHHRLTPSVHEQQNQLAEALKALRTTLELPGPFPEDVLRDAEAAVAEHKLPDLDFTHVEFVTIDPASSTDLDQALFIERSGEGYKVFYAIADVPSFVAPGGALDAETRRRGQTFYTPDGRIPLHPEIISEAAGSLLAGQLCAAFVWEFELDAAAEVTSVLVRRAQVRSRAKLNYKGVQAELDAGTAAPVLQLLKEVGIKRVELERKRGGASLNMPEQEIQQLPDGGYRIVAAPPLPVEDWNAQISLMTGMAAAALMLQGKVGILRTMPAPDEASLRHFHRQTHALGKPWDGEMRYGEYLRTLDPTDPRQLAIVHSAGMLFRGAGYTPFDGTVPQAAVQAAIGAAYAHSTAPLRRLIDRFVLVICEALSNGTEVPAWARAALPSLPAIMATSDQLAAKLERLSLDTVEAALLVNHVGQEFDALVISGAKPVKGANVNAAVGVNGNGSKANGNGNGPSGIVQIAEPAVTARCPGELEPGTRVRVRVVSSDIATREIRLELVG; the protein is encoded by the coding sequence GTGTCACATCATCGCCTGACCCCGAGCGTCCACGAGCAGCAGAACCAGCTTGCCGAGGCCCTCAAGGCGTTGCGCACCACGCTGGAACTGCCCGGTCCGTTCCCCGAGGACGTGCTGCGCGATGCGGAGGCGGCGGTGGCCGAGCACAAGCTGCCGGACCTGGACTTCACGCATGTCGAGTTCGTAACCATCGATCCGGCGTCGTCCACCGACCTCGACCAGGCCCTGTTCATCGAACGGAGCGGCGAGGGCTACAAGGTGTTTTACGCCATCGCCGACGTCCCGTCCTTTGTCGCCCCGGGCGGGGCGCTCGACGCCGAGACCCGCCGCCGCGGTCAGACGTTCTACACCCCGGACGGCCGGATCCCGCTGCACCCGGAGATTATCAGCGAGGCCGCCGGCAGCCTGCTTGCCGGGCAGTTGTGTGCGGCGTTCGTCTGGGAATTCGAGCTCGACGCCGCGGCCGAGGTGACCTCCGTGCTCGTGCGCCGGGCTCAGGTCCGCAGCCGCGCGAAGCTCAACTACAAGGGCGTCCAGGCCGAGCTCGACGCGGGCACCGCGGCACCCGTGCTGCAGCTCTTGAAAGAAGTGGGCATCAAGCGGGTGGAACTGGAACGCAAGCGCGGCGGCGCGAGCCTGAATATGCCCGAACAGGAGATCCAGCAGCTGCCCGACGGCGGCTACCGGATTGTGGCTGCCCCGCCGCTGCCGGTGGAGGACTGGAACGCCCAGATTTCCCTCATGACCGGGATGGCGGCCGCCGCACTGATGCTCCAGGGCAAAGTCGGCATCCTGCGTACCATGCCCGCCCCGGACGAGGCGTCGCTACGGCATTTCCACCGCCAGACCCACGCCCTCGGCAAGCCCTGGGACGGGGAGATGCGGTACGGCGAGTACCTGCGGACGCTCGATCCCACGGACCCCCGGCAGCTGGCAATTGTGCATTCGGCCGGCATGCTCTTCCGCGGTGCCGGCTACACGCCCTTCGACGGCACCGTGCCGCAGGCCGCCGTCCAGGCCGCCATCGGCGCGGCCTACGCCCATTCAACGGCGCCGCTGCGGCGGCTGATCGACCGCTTCGTGCTGGTGATCTGCGAGGCCTTGAGCAACGGCACCGAAGTTCCGGCCTGGGCCAGGGCGGCCCTGCCGTCCCTCCCGGCCATCATGGCCACCTCGGACCAGCTGGCCGCAAAGCTGGAGCGGCTGTCGCTGGACACCGTGGAGGCGGCGCTGCTGGTCAACCACGTCGGTCAGGAATTCGACGCCCTCGTCATCTCCGGCGCCAAACCGGTCAAGGGCGCAAACGTCAACGCCGCCGTCGGGGTCAACGGGAACGGCAGCAAGGCCAACGGCAACGGGAACGGGCCGTCCGGGATCGTCCAGATCGCCGAACCCGCCGTGACGGCACGGTGCCCCGGCGAGTTGGAACCGGGCACCCGGGTCCGGGTCCGGGTGGTGTCCTCGGACATCGCCACCCGCGAGATCCGGCTCGAGCTCGTGGGCTGA
- a CDS encoding DEAD/DEAH box helicase, with product MSELHTHQLLTDESGTETIEPEETIISDEKPHEIAEKTFADFNVRADIVESLADAGITHPFPIQAMTLPVALAGHDIIGQAKTGTGKTLGFGIPALQRVVGRDDAGFDKLAVPGAPQALVIVPTRELAVQVAKDLENAAKKRNARIATIYGGRAYEPQVEALQNGVEVVVGTPGRLIDLYKQKHLSLKNVKIVILDEADEMLDLGFLPDVETLIAGTPAVRQTLLFSATMPGPVIAMARRYMTQPTHIRAADPDDEGLTKRDIRQLIYRAHSMDKVEVVARILQARGRGRTIIFTKTKRTAAKVAEELVDRGFAAAAIHGDLGQGAREQALRAFRNNKVDVLVATDVAARGIDVDDVTHVINYQCVEDEKIYLHRVGRTGRAGNKGTAVTFVDWDDMPRWGLINKALGLSYPEPVETYSSSPHLFEELDIPEGTKGRLPRDKRVLAGVDAEVLEDLGETGKKNSRGGAKDGARDGSRSGSRESTRTGGRESAREGSRTGGRDTRRSGAEAGGRTGDRRRRPADAEAAAASTASGQGTEAAASAAPSKAPTEVDRATRARRRTRTRRRNGEVVAGGDAQPSGAEA from the coding sequence GTGAGTGAATTGCACACGCACCAGCTTCTGACCGATGAGTCCGGCACAGAGACCATCGAGCCCGAAGAGACCATCATCTCGGACGAAAAGCCGCACGAGATCGCCGAAAAGACCTTTGCCGACTTCAATGTCCGCGCCGACATCGTGGAGTCCCTGGCCGACGCCGGCATCACCCACCCCTTCCCGATCCAGGCCATGACCCTGCCTGTCGCACTGGCCGGGCATGACATCATCGGCCAGGCCAAGACCGGTACCGGCAAGACCCTCGGCTTCGGCATCCCGGCGCTGCAGCGCGTCGTCGGCCGCGACGACGCCGGCTTTGACAAGCTGGCCGTTCCGGGCGCGCCGCAGGCCCTGGTGATCGTGCCCACGCGCGAACTCGCCGTCCAGGTGGCCAAGGACCTCGAGAATGCCGCGAAGAAGCGCAATGCCCGCATCGCCACCATTTACGGCGGCCGAGCTTACGAGCCGCAGGTCGAGGCGCTGCAGAACGGCGTCGAGGTTGTCGTCGGCACCCCCGGCCGCCTGATCGACCTCTACAAGCAGAAGCACCTGAGCCTGAAGAACGTCAAGATCGTCATCCTGGACGAGGCCGATGAGATGCTGGACCTCGGGTTCCTGCCGGACGTCGAGACCCTGATCGCCGGGACCCCCGCGGTCCGCCAGACGCTCCTGTTCTCGGCCACCATGCCCGGCCCGGTCATCGCCATGGCCCGCCGCTACATGACCCAGCCGACCCACATCCGCGCCGCCGACCCGGACGACGAGGGCCTGACCAAGCGCGATATCCGCCAGCTGATCTACCGTGCCCACAGCATGGACAAGGTGGAGGTCGTCGCCCGCATCCTGCAGGCCCGCGGACGCGGCCGCACCATCATCTTCACCAAGACCAAGCGCACCGCCGCGAAGGTGGCCGAGGAACTGGTGGACCGCGGATTCGCCGCGGCCGCCATCCACGGCGACCTCGGCCAGGGCGCCCGTGAGCAGGCGCTGCGCGCCTTCCGCAACAACAAGGTGGACGTCCTCGTGGCCACCGATGTCGCTGCCCGCGGCATCGACGTCGACGACGTCACGCACGTGATCAACTACCAGTGCGTCGAGGACGAGAAGATCTACCTGCACCGCGTCGGCCGCACGGGCCGTGCGGGCAACAAGGGCACCGCCGTCACCTTTGTCGACTGGGATGACATGCCGCGCTGGGGCCTGATCAACAAGGCCCTGGGCCTGAGCTACCCCGAGCCCGTGGAGACCTACTCCTCCTCGCCGCACCTGTTCGAGGAACTCGATATCCCCGAGGGCACCAAGGGCCGGCTCCCCCGCGACAAGCGCGTGCTGGCCGGCGTCGACGCGGAGGTCCTCGAAGACCTCGGCGAGACCGGCAAGAAGAACTCGCGTGGCGGCGCAAAAGACGGCGCCCGTGATGGCAGCCGCAGCGGCAGCCGCGAAAGCACTCGTACCGGCGGCCGTGAGAGTGCCCGTGAAGGCAGCCGCACCGGCGGCCGCGACACGCGCCGCAGCGGCGCCGAGGCCGGCGGACGCACCGGGGACCGTCGTCGCCGTCCTGCGGACGCCGAAGCCGCTGCAGCCTCCACTGCCAGCGGACAGGGCACCGAAGCTGCGGCCAGCGCCGCTCCCTCGAAGGCCCCGACCGAAGTTGACCGGGCGACCCGTGCCCGCCGCCGCACCCGCACCCGCCGCCGCAACGGCGAAGTGGTGGCCGGCGGCGACGCCCAGCCGAGCGGCGCCGAGGCCTAA
- a CDS encoding site-specific DNA-methyltransferase: MTETVWAPDGSNLVVHADNAAYLPTLPDGAFTLIYVDPPFNTGRVQRRQETRMVLNAGGEGDRVGFKGRSYDTIKGALHSYDDAFSDYWSFLEPRLVEAWRLLADDGTLYLHLDYREVHYAKVMLDAIFGRECFLNEIIWAYDYGARAKYRWPTKHDNILVYVKNPAKYHFDSAEVDREPYMAPGLVTPAKRELGKLPTDVWWHTIVSPTGKEKTGYPTQKPEGLIRRVVAASSRPGDWCLDFFAGSGTLGAVAAKLDRRFVCVDQNQAAVDVMAKRLAVQAQFTSFPPA, translated from the coding sequence ATGACTGAGACCGTCTGGGCGCCGGACGGCAGCAACCTGGTGGTTCACGCGGACAACGCGGCATACCTCCCCACGCTGCCGGACGGCGCCTTCACCCTGATATATGTGGACCCGCCCTTCAACACCGGCCGGGTCCAGCGGCGCCAGGAAACCCGGATGGTGCTCAACGCCGGCGGCGAGGGTGACCGAGTCGGGTTCAAGGGCCGTTCCTATGACACCATCAAGGGCGCGCTGCACAGCTACGACGACGCTTTCAGCGACTACTGGTCGTTCCTCGAGCCCCGGCTCGTGGAAGCCTGGCGGCTGCTGGCCGACGACGGCACCCTCTACCTGCATCTGGACTACCGTGAAGTGCACTACGCCAAGGTCATGCTGGACGCGATCTTCGGCCGCGAGTGCTTCCTGAACGAGATCATCTGGGCCTACGACTACGGCGCGCGGGCCAAGTACCGCTGGCCCACGAAACACGACAATATCCTTGTCTACGTCAAGAACCCGGCGAAGTACCACTTCGACAGCGCCGAGGTGGACCGCGAGCCGTACATGGCGCCCGGACTGGTCACGCCGGCCAAGCGCGAGCTCGGCAAGCTGCCCACGGACGTCTGGTGGCACACGATCGTTTCGCCGACCGGCAAGGAGAAGACCGGCTATCCGACGCAGAAGCCCGAAGGCCTGATCCGGCGCGTGGTCGCGGCCTCCAGCCGCCCCGGCGACTGGTGCCTGGACTTCTTCGCCGGCTCCGGCACGCTCGGCGCCGTGGCCGCGAAACTCGACCGCAGGTTCGTGTGCGTGGACCAGAACCAGGCCGCCGTCGATGTCATGGCCAAGCGCCTGGCCGTTCAGGCGCAGTTCACGTCGTTCCCGCCGGCCTGA
- a CDS encoding PHP domain-containing protein translates to MRIDLHAHSNVSDGTQAPADVIESAAGAGLDVVALTDHDSTGGWAEAAAAARRTGVALVPGMEVSCRTAEGISVHLLSYLHDPAHPGLLEEISKAKDARHTRAQKMVTLLAEDYPLTWDDVIHHVAPGATLGRPHIADALVAAGVVEDRAEAFGSILTSRSRYWVQHYAPEPALAVELVRAAGGVPVFAHPVASARGRIVGEETYREMIDAGLAGLEIYHRDNPEEGRVFLRRIAEKYGLLVTGSSDYHGTGKPNLLGENLTSPEVFARIEELGTGSAVVR, encoded by the coding sequence GTGAGGATTGACCTGCATGCGCACTCGAACGTTTCCGACGGCACCCAGGCGCCGGCTGACGTCATTGAGTCCGCCGCGGGGGCCGGGCTCGACGTCGTCGCGCTGACCGATCACGACTCCACCGGCGGGTGGGCTGAGGCCGCCGCCGCCGCCCGGAGGACCGGGGTCGCCCTGGTCCCGGGCATGGAGGTCTCCTGCCGGACAGCGGAAGGCATCAGCGTCCACCTCCTGAGCTACCTCCATGACCCCGCCCATCCCGGGCTGCTAGAGGAAATCTCCAAGGCCAAGGACGCCCGGCACACCAGGGCGCAAAAGATGGTCACCCTGCTGGCCGAGGACTACCCGCTGACCTGGGACGACGTGATCCACCATGTCGCGCCGGGCGCCACCCTCGGCCGCCCGCACATCGCCGACGCGCTCGTTGCCGCGGGCGTAGTGGAAGACCGGGCCGAGGCCTTCGGCTCCATCCTGACCTCACGTTCGCGCTACTGGGTCCAGCACTATGCGCCGGAGCCGGCGCTCGCCGTCGAACTGGTCCGTGCAGCCGGCGGCGTGCCGGTCTTTGCCCACCCCGTTGCCTCTGCCCGCGGGCGGATCGTGGGGGAGGAGACCTATCGGGAGATGATCGACGCCGGGCTGGCCGGCCTGGAAATCTATCACCGGGACAACCCCGAGGAGGGCAGGGTGTTCCTCCGCCGCATCGCCGAAAAGTACGGCCTGCTGGTCACCGGGTCCTCCGACTACCACGGCACCGGGAAGCCGAACCTGCTGGGGGAGAACCTGACCTCGCCGGAAGTCTTTGCCCGGATCGAGGAACTCGGTACGGGTTCTGCCGTGGTGCGCTGA